Genomic segment of Streptosporangium sp. NBC_01755:
CCGTAGACCTGGGCGGGTGACCAGCCCTTCGCCTCGATCTCACCGGAGCGTATGCACGCCGCGAGGTGGCCGGGCGACCCCACCTGCACCGGCTCGGGTTCGGCCTCGGCGCACGCCGGGACGGCGATCGGGCAACGCGGCTCGAACGGGCAGCCCGGCGGCAGCGCCGCAGGTGACGGCGGGTTTCCCGCAATGGGCACCAGCGGCCGCTCCCGGCCGCGGTCGAGGCGCGGGATCGAACCGAGCAGGCCCATGGTGTACGGCATGCGGGTGCGGTAGTAGACCTCGTCCACCGAGCCGACCTCGACGGGGCGCCCGGCGTACATGACGAGGACCCGGTCGACGAACCCGGCCACCACCCCCAGGTCGTGGGTGATGATGACGATCGCCGCGCCCGTCTCCCGCTGCGCCGTCTTCAGCACCTCCAGCACCTGAGCCTGGACGGTCACGTCGAGCGCGGTGGTCGGTTCGTCACAGAGGATCACGTCGGGGTCGTTGGCCATCGCCATCGCGATCATCACGCGCTGGCGCATGCCGCCGGAGAACTCGTGCGGGAACGCCCTGGCGCGCTGCGCGGCGTCGGGGATGCCGACCAGGTCGAGCAGTTCGACCGCGCGCCTGGCGGCCTGCTCGGCGCCGATCCGCTGGTGGACGCGGACCGCCTCGGCGATCTGGTCACCGACCCGGTAGACGGGGGTGAGCGCGGAGAGCGGGTCCTGGAAGACCATCGAGATGCTCTTACCGCGGAACGTGGTGAGCGTCCTCTCCGGGGCCCCCAGGATCTCCTGCCCTCGCAGCCGCACCGACCCGGTGACGTGGGCGTGCGGCGGGAGCAGCCCCATCACGGCCAGCGAGGTGACCGACTTGCCGGAGCCGGACTCACCGACGATCCCGAGCACCTCGCCCGGACGGACCGCGTAGCCCATCCCCCGGACCGCGCGAACCGCTCCAGGGCCCGGGCCGAAGGTGACGTCGAGGTCGCGCACCTCGAGCACCGGGGCGGTGAGCACGGGACCGGCCCCCATCGACAGGGGGTCGGCCCCGGCGCCGCGCCCGCCGGTCCGGCCGATCCGGGATCTCGCGCCCGCGGTTCGCTCGCTGGTCATCCGCTCACCCACTCCTGCGGGCCGTGGGGTCGAAGGCGTCGCGCAGGGAGTCGCCGACCAGGTTCACCGCGAGCACGGTGACGATCAACAGGCCCGCGCAGAACCAGAACGTCCAGGGGGCGTAGAGCGCCGTCTGGGCGCCGTCGGCGATGAGGCTGCCCAGCGAGACGTCCGGCGGCTGGATGCCGAAGCCGAAGTAGGAGAGGGACGTCTCGGTGAGGATCGCGGCGCTGACGTTCAGCGTGGCGTCGACGACCAGCAGCGAGGACATGTTGGGAATGATGTGCCGGAAGATGATCCTTGTCGGCGGCACGCCCATGAACCTGGCCGCGTGGATGAACTCCCGTTCCCTGAGCGAGATGGTCATGCTCCGGACGATCTTCGAGGTCACCATCCAGAGGAAGAGCGCCAGCACCAGCACGAACATCGGCCACTGTCCCCCGGCGAAGAGCGGGGACATGATCGCCAGGATCAGGAAGGCGGGAAGCACGAGCAGCAGGTCGGTCACCCAGGTCAGTGAACGATCGGTCCAGCTCCCGAAGTATCCGGCGAAGGCCCCCACCACGGCCGCGAGCGCGGTGCCGACCACCGCGGCGAGCAGGCCGACGACCAGGGACCTGCGCATGCCACGCAGCGTGACCGCGTACACGTCGGCACCGGTCTGCAGGGTCCCCCACCAGTGCTCGGCCGACGGCGGCGCGAGAAAGGCCGTGAAGTCCTTGGCGGTGTAGGTCCAGCGGGTGAGGTAGGGGCCGGCGAAGGCCAGCAGGAAGATCAGCACGAGGAGCACGAAGCCGATCCGGCCCCGGCCCGAGCGCAGGAGGCGGCCCATGACCACCCGCAGCCGCGAGGGCGCCTTGATCCTGTCGACGGACGCCCGCTGTTCGGTGAGCTCCTCCTCCGCGATGCTCATCTCCGGCTCACCCCACCCGGACGCGCGGGTCGAGGACGGCGTGCAGCACGTCGGAGGCCAGCGCGGCCAGCAGCACCGCCAGCGCGGCGAAGCAGCTGATCGCGGCGACGGTGTTGATGTCGTTGGTGGAGATCGAGTCGACCAGCTGCTCTCCCATGCCGTGCCAGCCGAAGATCTTCTCGGTGAAGGTGGTGCCGACCAGCAGCGCCCCGAAGGTGAAGGCGAAGTAGGTGACCGCCGGAATCAGCGCGGTGCGCAGTGCGTGCCGGGTCAGCGCGGCGCGGCGGCTCAGCCCCTTGGCCATGGCCGTGCGGATGAAGTCGGCGCCGAGCACATCGAGCATCATGTTGCGCTGGTAGCGGCTGTAGACGGCGGCCAGGCCGAGCGAGAGCGACAGCGTGGGCAGCAGCAGATGCTGGATCCGATCGACCGCGGCGGCGGCGACCCCGCCCTGGAGCCCGGGGGTCGCCTCTCCGCTGACGAGGAGGATCTGGGTGCCGACGGCCTCGTTGAACCGGACCGCGGCGATGATCAGGATGTTGGCCAGCACCACCGTGGGGACCGCGAGGACGACGAAGGAAAGACCCG
This window contains:
- a CDS encoding ABC transporter permease; translation: MSIAEEELTEQRASVDRIKAPSRLRVVMGRLLRSGRGRIGFVLLVLIFLLAFAGPYLTRWTYTAKDFTAFLAPPSAEHWWGTLQTGADVYAVTLRGMRRSLVVGLLAAVVGTALAAVVGAFAGYFGSWTDRSLTWVTDLLLVLPAFLILAIMSPLFAGGQWPMFVLVLALFLWMVTSKIVRSMTISLREREFIHAARFMGVPPTRIIFRHIIPNMSSLLVVDATLNVSAAILTETSLSYFGFGIQPPDVSLGSLIADGAQTALYAPWTFWFCAGLLIVTVLAVNLVGDSLRDAFDPTARRSG
- a CDS encoding ABC transporter permease, with translation MTGFLARRLLNYLVLIVVATSLAYMLAASTLDPRSNYEGRNPPIPPAVVDARLTELNLNDRTPLFERYLTWVGALTRGDFGRTVAGGSVGDDLGRRIGVTLRLITVGLLVGSVTGVLVGAYAAVKQYGAFDRLSTGLSFVVLAVPTVVLANILIIAAVRFNEAVGTQILLVSGEATPGLQGGVAAAAVDRIQHLLLPTLSLSLGLAAVYSRYQRNMMLDVLGADFIRTAMAKGLSRRAALTRHALRTALIPAVTYFAFTFGALLVGTTFTEKIFGWHGMGEQLVDSISTNDINTVAAISCFAALAVLLAALASDVLHAVLDPRVRVG